A region from the Dysidea avara chromosome 15, odDysAvar1.4, whole genome shotgun sequence genome encodes:
- the LOC136245387 gene encoding sialin-like isoform X1 encodes MWRKDTESIHLLNGQKSRLVRWFPRICKVDCAVPCIKTRYVLAFMIFLGLCNAFSLRANLSVAIVEMTAENPRHGQRSFDWTDAEQGWVLSGFFYGYTITQIPGGWLATKFGGKYVFGVGILMSSLLTIITPQLAYLNVWALVACRVIVGLFEGITYPATNAMFGKWAPPLERSIMGSITLAGTFLGSIVGFTLSGVLCGALGWPWAFYCFGVFGIVWFVAWLFLAFNTPADHPYISSKEQNYIESLIKSEIDNDASKKSSSTPWKAMLTSPVVLGLVIAECTNSWGYYLLVVCLPTYLNHILCLGITKNGFYSAIPYVCLTVVSLFWGYVTDMLRQHKLVTTTVIRKLNTTLGSCLPALFLVLGGVYGTTTEQVMTFISLSIAVSGFAVAGCSVNYLDIAPNYAGILLGISNTLCAIPAFAGPQVAMLIAKEPNIVTCGDSCKDPTITDIYRQEWLLVFVLTAEIYVFGAIVYWLLGSGQKQWWAEGSKQRDDTDTSTPFNLQPVRNP; translated from the exons ATGTGGCGTAAAGATACAGAATCGATACATCTACTGAACGGTCAGAAAAGCCGGCTGGTCCGATGGTTCCCTAGGATCTGCAAGGTTGACTGTGCTGTTCCCTGCATTAAAACACGATACGTGCTCGCCTTCATGATCTTTTTGGGATTATGTAACGCCTTTTCTCTTCGCGCTAACCTGAGTGTAGCGATTGTGGAGATGACGGCCGAAAATCCCCGCCATGGCCAAAG AAGCTTTGATTGGACAGATGCAGAACAAG gttgggttttgtccGGCTTCTTCTACGGATACACCATCACTCAAATTCCCGGAGGATGGCTAGCTACCAAATTTGGTGGGAAGTATGTATTTGGTGTTGGTATACTGATGTCAtcactactcaccataatcacACCTCAACTGGCTTACCTCAATGTATGGGCACTGGTAGCTTGTAGAGTAATTGTTGGACTTTTTGAA GGAATAACTTATCCAGCTACCAATGCAATGTTTGGCAAGTGGGCTCCACCATTAGAAAGGAGTATAATGGGAAGTATTACTCTAGCAG GCACATTTCTTGGAAGCATTGTTGGGTTTACATTGTCTGGAGTGTTATGTGGTGCCTTGGGATGGCCTTGGGCATTTTACTGTTTTG GAGTGTTTGGGATTGTCTGGTTTGTGGCCTGGCTGTTTTTGGCATTCAACACACCTGCCGATCATCCATATATTTCTTCTAAAGAGCAGAATTACATAGAATCGTTGATTAAATCTGAGATAGATAATGATGCGTCAAAAAAG AGTTCGTCAACTCCTTGGAAAGCAATGCTTACATCACCTGTGGTTCTGGGTCTTGTCATTGCTGAATGTACAAATAGCTGGGGATACTATTTGCTAGTTGTCTGCTTGCCAACGTACCTTAACCACATACTCTGTCTTGGCATAACAAAG AATGGTTTCTACTCAGCAATACCATATGTCTGCTTAACAGTGGTGTCACTTTTCTGGGGATATGTAACAGATATGTTGAGGCAGCATAAACTAGTAACCACTACAGTGATCAGGAAGCTCAACACAACACTTG GTAGCTGTCTACCAGCCTTGTTTTTGGTCTTGGGTGGAGTTTATGGAACTACAACTGAACAGGTTATGACTTTCATTTCTCTATCTATTGCGGTGTCAGGGTTTGCCGTAGCTGGATGCAGTGTCAACTATCTTGATATTGCAccaaattatgccggcatattgCTGGGCATATCCAATACACTTTGCGCAATCCCAGCATTTGCTGGTCCACAAGTAGCCATGCTAATAGCTAAAGAG CCAAACATTGTGACATGTGGTGACAGCTGCAAAGATCCTACAATCACTGATATCTACCGACAAGAATGGcttcttgtttttgtactcaCAGCTGAAATTTATGTTTTTGGAGCTATTGTTTATTGGTTACTGGGTAGCGGTCAAAAGCAGTGGTGGGCAgaaggcagtaaacaaagagaTGATACGGACACTTCAACACCATTCAACCTCCAGCCTGTACGTAACCCCTAA
- the LOC136245387 gene encoding sialin-like isoform X2 — protein MWRKDTESIHLLNGQKSRLVRWFPRICKVDCAVPCIKTRYVLAFMIFLGLCNAFSLRANLSVAIVEMTAENPRHGQRSFDWTDAEQGWVLSGFFYGYTITQIPGGWLATKFGGKYVFGVGILMSSLLTIITPQLAYLNVWALVACRVIVGLFEGITYPATNAMFGKWAPPLERSIMGSITLAGTFLGSIVGFTLSGVLCGALGWPWAFYCFGVFGIVWFVAWLFLAFNTPADHPYISSKEQNYIESLIKSEIDNDASKKSSSTPWKAMLTSPVVLGLVIAECTNSWGYYLLVVCLPTYLNHILCLGITKNGFYSAIPYVCLTVVSLFWGYVTDMLRQHKLVTTTVIRKLNTTLGSCLPALFLVLGGVYGTTTEQVMTFISLSIAVSGFAVAGCSVNYLDIAPNYAGILLGISNTLCAIPAFAGPQVAMLIAKELKFMFLELLFIGYWVAVKSSGGQKAVNKEMIRTLQHHSTSSLYVTPNEADKP, from the exons ATGTGGCGTAAAGATACAGAATCGATACATCTACTGAACGGTCAGAAAAGCCGGCTGGTCCGATGGTTCCCTAGGATCTGCAAGGTTGACTGTGCTGTTCCCTGCATTAAAACACGATACGTGCTCGCCTTCATGATCTTTTTGGGATTATGTAACGCCTTTTCTCTTCGCGCTAACCTGAGTGTAGCGATTGTGGAGATGACGGCCGAAAATCCCCGCCATGGCCAAAG AAGCTTTGATTGGACAGATGCAGAACAAG gttgggttttgtccGGCTTCTTCTACGGATACACCATCACTCAAATTCCCGGAGGATGGCTAGCTACCAAATTTGGTGGGAAGTATGTATTTGGTGTTGGTATACTGATGTCAtcactactcaccataatcacACCTCAACTGGCTTACCTCAATGTATGGGCACTGGTAGCTTGTAGAGTAATTGTTGGACTTTTTGAA GGAATAACTTATCCAGCTACCAATGCAATGTTTGGCAAGTGGGCTCCACCATTAGAAAGGAGTATAATGGGAAGTATTACTCTAGCAG GCACATTTCTTGGAAGCATTGTTGGGTTTACATTGTCTGGAGTGTTATGTGGTGCCTTGGGATGGCCTTGGGCATTTTACTGTTTTG GAGTGTTTGGGATTGTCTGGTTTGTGGCCTGGCTGTTTTTGGCATTCAACACACCTGCCGATCATCCATATATTTCTTCTAAAGAGCAGAATTACATAGAATCGTTGATTAAATCTGAGATAGATAATGATGCGTCAAAAAAG AGTTCGTCAACTCCTTGGAAAGCAATGCTTACATCACCTGTGGTTCTGGGTCTTGTCATTGCTGAATGTACAAATAGCTGGGGATACTATTTGCTAGTTGTCTGCTTGCCAACGTACCTTAACCACATACTCTGTCTTGGCATAACAAAG AATGGTTTCTACTCAGCAATACCATATGTCTGCTTAACAGTGGTGTCACTTTTCTGGGGATATGTAACAGATATGTTGAGGCAGCATAAACTAGTAACCACTACAGTGATCAGGAAGCTCAACACAACACTTG GTAGCTGTCTACCAGCCTTGTTTTTGGTCTTGGGTGGAGTTTATGGAACTACAACTGAACAGGTTATGACTTTCATTTCTCTATCTATTGCGGTGTCAGGGTTTGCCGTAGCTGGATGCAGTGTCAACTATCTTGATATTGCAccaaattatgccggcatattgCTGGGCATATCCAATACACTTTGCGCAATCCCAGCATTTGCTGGTCCACAAGTAGCCATGCTAATAGCTAAAGAG CTGAAATTTATGTTTTTGGAGCTATTGTTTATTGGTTACTGGGTAGCGGTCAAAAGCAGTGGTGGGCAgaaggcagtaaacaaagagaTGATACGGACACTTCAACACCATTCAACCTCCAGCCTGTACGTAACCCCTAATGAAGCTGATAAACCATGA